A DNA window from Dehalococcoidia bacterium contains the following coding sequences:
- a CDS encoding Mur ligase family protein: protein MSFERYYESVDFLQRRLWHELPIVPVERALQARIRQLLAHFGDPHLTMPVVHVGGSAGKGSTSTIAAAILRAAVFRTGLYTSPHLQTFIERIRVGDRLIAPDEFAETVLGLEPLIRKMHVEVIDGIGFGRPSLVEVAFAAGMKHFGDERVDAAVVEVGLGGRTDCTNVFEAAPCVTVLTNVDYEHRERLGWTLPAIAREKAQIIHGGTVVTGARRREALPIIEARAAERDARLWRLGREVRVRVTHGDAQGSVFDLETPTLSLTRLRIPLAGAHQASNAALAVAAALAFGEMHGRAVEEKPIREGLAGLRLSGRLEAVQREPTVLLDSAHNPLEARRLAEALRTHWLHDGARDLTLVIGILADKDQPAMVRALTGVASRAIVTQPPLGERSGEPDRMLKLFAAALGGANVAFEPSPDRALDMALADTPRDGVICVTGSMFLVGALRERWVPERRILERRSADL, encoded by the coding sequence ATGTCGTTCGAGCGCTACTACGAGTCGGTCGACTTCCTGCAGCGGCGGCTCTGGCACGAATTGCCCATCGTCCCCGTCGAGCGAGCGTTGCAGGCGCGGATCCGGCAGCTTCTCGCTCATTTCGGCGACCCTCACCTCACCATGCCGGTGGTGCATGTCGGAGGCAGCGCCGGCAAGGGTTCCACGAGCACGATAGCGGCTGCGATCCTGCGCGCGGCGGTCTTTCGGACGGGACTGTACACGTCGCCGCACCTGCAGACGTTCATCGAGCGCATCCGCGTCGGTGACCGGCTGATCGCGCCCGACGAGTTCGCCGAAACCGTGCTCGGACTGGAGCCATTGATCCGCAAGATGCACGTCGAGGTTATCGACGGCATCGGCTTCGGGCGGCCCTCGCTGGTCGAAGTGGCGTTCGCGGCGGGAATGAAGCACTTCGGCGATGAGCGCGTGGACGCGGCAGTCGTCGAGGTCGGGCTTGGCGGGCGCACCGACTGCACGAACGTCTTCGAAGCGGCGCCGTGCGTGACCGTGCTGACGAACGTCGATTACGAGCACCGGGAGCGGCTGGGCTGGACGCTTCCGGCGATCGCGCGCGAGAAAGCGCAGATCATCCACGGCGGCACAGTGGTGACGGGCGCCCGGCGCCGCGAAGCGCTGCCGATCATCGAGGCGCGCGCGGCGGAGCGCGATGCGCGGCTCTGGCGGCTTGGCCGCGAGGTGCGCGTGCGCGTGACGCATGGAGATGCACAGGGCAGCGTGTTCGACCTCGAGACGCCGACGTTGTCGCTCACGCGCCTGCGCATACCGCTCGCCGGCGCCCACCAGGCGTCGAACGCCGCCCTCGCGGTCGCGGCGGCGCTGGCATTTGGTGAGATGCATGGCCGCGCAGTCGAAGAGAAGCCCATTCGCGAAGGGCTCGCCGGCCTGCGCCTCAGCGGCCGCCTTGAGGCGGTCCAGCGCGAGCCCACGGTGCTGCTCGACTCGGCGCACAATCCGCTCGAAGCGCGACGCCTCGCCGAAGCGCTACGGACGCACTGGCTGCACGATGGCGCACGCGACCTGACGCTTGTCATCGGCATCCTCGCCGACAAGGACCAGCCGGCGATGGTGCGGGCGCTGACGGGCGTGGCATCGCGCGCGATCGTCACGCAGCCGCCGCTCGGCGAGCGTTCGGGTGAGCCGGACCGAATGCTCAAACTTTTCGCCGCGGCGCTCGGCGGAGCGAACGTCGCCTTCGAGCCGTCACCGGACCGCGCGCTGGACATGGCGCTGGCCGACACGCCGCGCGACGGCGTGATCTGCGTCACCGGCTCGATGTTTCTCGTCGGGGCGCTGCGCGAACGCTGGGTGCCCGAACGGCGGATACTGGAGCGCCGGAGCGCGGACCTGTAG
- a CDS encoding aspartate kinase, which produces MSLVVQKYGGSSVASAERIKNVAARIKRCAGRGDRVVAVVSAMGDTTDALIALAHEITEHPEEREMDVLLSTGETVSSALLVMALHALGMEAISLSGGQAGMVTSAVHRNARILSIDPQRLKRELERGRVVIVAGFQGHTEEQDVATIGRGGSDTTAVAFAAALNARCEIFTDVDGVYTADPRVVPDARKLKEITYEEMLELASKGAKVLAPRAVELGAVYNIPIYVASSYKDETGTLIHGGVDMEGFNRVRGIAHDVDVAKITIRGVPDRPGVAAEIFQPLADAHFSVDTIVQNASEDKLTDVTFTLAKADMKKALPHVQSIAKKIGAKDVVADERMGKVSIVGTGIQSAPGYAARMFATLSDSGINIEIISTSEIRITCIIPEDRVPDAVRALHAAFELEKAEAAELSAQP; this is translated from the coding sequence ATGTCGCTCGTTGTACAAAAGTACGGCGGTTCGTCGGTCGCCTCCGCCGAACGCATCAAGAACGTCGCGGCGCGCATCAAGCGCTGCGCCGGGCGCGGTGATCGCGTTGTCGCCGTCGTATCGGCGATGGGCGACACGACGGACGCACTGATCGCGCTCGCGCACGAGATCACGGAGCACCCCGAGGAACGCGAGATGGACGTGCTGCTCAGCACGGGCGAGACCGTGTCGAGCGCGCTCTTGGTCATGGCGCTCCACGCGCTCGGCATGGAAGCGATCAGCCTGTCGGGCGGGCAGGCCGGCATGGTGACGTCGGCGGTGCACCGGAACGCGCGCATTCTCAGCATCGACCCGCAACGCCTGAAGCGCGAACTCGAACGCGGCCGCGTCGTGATCGTCGCCGGCTTCCAGGGGCACACGGAAGAGCAAGACGTCGCGACGATCGGCCGCGGCGGCTCCGACACGACGGCCGTCGCGTTCGCCGCTGCGCTCAACGCGCGATGTGAAATCTTCACCGACGTCGACGGCGTGTACACGGCGGACCCGCGCGTCGTGCCGGACGCCCGTAAGCTCAAGGAGATCACGTACGAAGAGATGCTCGAGCTGGCGAGCAAGGGCGCGAAGGTGCTGGCGCCGCGCGCCGTCGAACTGGGCGCCGTGTACAACATTCCAATCTACGTCGCATCGAGTTACAAGGACGAAACGGGCACGCTGATTCACGGAGGTGTGGACATGGAAGGCTTCAACCGCGTCCGCGGCATCGCGCACGATGTAGACGTCGCGAAGATCACGATCCGCGGCGTGCCGGATCGTCCGGGCGTGGCGGCCGAGATCTTCCAGCCGCTCGCCGATGCGCACTTCTCGGTCGACACGATCGTCCAAAACGCGAGCGAAGATAAGCTCACCGATGTGACGTTCACGCTCGCCAAGGCCGACATGAAGAAGGCGCTGCCGCACGTGCAGAGCATCGCCAAGAAGATCGGCGCCAAGGATGTCGTCGCGGACGAACGCATGGGCAAGGTGAGCATCGTCGGTACGGGCATCCAGAGCGCCCCCGGCTACGCCGCCCGCATGTTCGCGACGCTCTCGGACTCCGGGATCAACATCGAGATCATCTCGACGAGCGAGATCCGCATCACGTGCATCATTCCCGAAGATCGCGTGCCCGACGCGGTGCGCGCGCTGCACGCCGCGTTCGAACTGGAGAAGGCGGAGGCGGCCGAGTTATCCGCCCAGCCGTAG
- a CDS encoding nitroreductase family protein, whose amino-acid sequence MTNGGMMDFYDVATTQRAMRRLKQDPVTDEVLWKILNTAIMAPSGGNAQPWNFLVVRDDAKKRKIGEWYLDAWNRSYGPNRDAMLANAEMSKTYKSANHLANHLADVPVLIIATIKKGMPNISSTLGASIYPAVQNLMLAARAEGLGTTLTTLHKLHEGEVKELLGIPDDTETMALIPLGWPKGKFGIPSRLPVEKVVYWDSWGERRAK is encoded by the coding sequence ATGACGAACGGAGGCATGATGGACTTCTACGACGTAGCGACCACGCAGCGCGCGATGCGGCGCCTGAAGCAGGATCCCGTCACGGACGAGGTGCTGTGGAAAATCCTGAACACGGCGATCATGGCGCCGAGTGGCGGCAACGCGCAGCCGTGGAACTTCTTGGTCGTGCGCGACGATGCGAAGAAGCGCAAGATCGGGGAGTGGTACCTCGACGCCTGGAATCGTTCGTATGGCCCCAACCGCGACGCCATGCTCGCCAACGCCGAGATGTCCAAAACGTACAAGTCGGCGAACCACCTGGCGAACCATCTTGCCGACGTCCCCGTGCTGATCATTGCGACGATCAAGAAGGGCATGCCCAACATCAGCAGCACGCTGGGCGCATCGATCTATCCCGCCGTGCAGAACCTGATGCTTGCCGCGCGTGCGGAGGGGCTGGGGACGACGTTGACGACGCTCCACAAGCTGCACGAGGGCGAGGTCAAGGAACTTCTCGGCATCCCCGACGATACCGAGACGATGGCGCTGATCCCGCTCGGCTGGCCGAAAGGCAAGTTCGGCATACCGTCGCGGCTGCCCGTCG